The Streptomyces laurentii genome contains a region encoding:
- a CDS encoding laccase (Cytochrome C oxidase subunit II, periplasmic domain; cl11412;~Putative multicopper oxidases [Secondary metabolites biosynthesis,transport, and catabolism]; COG2132;~identified by MetaGeneAnnotator; putative;~laccase [Streptomyces clavuligerus ATCC27064]), whose translation MAVDFGAAAAGDPADVDPLTIAPAERFDLLVDFRQLAGRRLRLLNKAKGQPPGGADATASVPYPQVMEFRVGEPAEYEAEADGFELPPVLSGSFRRYDHAEVEHGHRLVVLTPPGTVGGGGHPEIWEMEEVPEHEQAALRGPADGVIRVQSSDGKVRTYRRGARTFNDGLGFTIGEGAFEQWSFLNLAPSNVVHPMHIHLADFQVMARETYVTDGFDTGVGGTRAPVRFDAERPLTVPPNERGWKDVFRVPGGQLVRVMGRFDGAYGRFMYHCHLLEHEDMGMMRPFVVMPPEVLPLGHDHAGGPGHGGHQS comes from the coding sequence GTGGCGGTGGACTTCGGCGCGGCGGCCGCAGGTGACCCGGCGGACGTCGACCCGCTGACGATCGCACCCGCCGAGCGGTTCGATCTGCTGGTCGACTTCCGACAGCTCGCCGGGCGCCGGCTGCGGCTGCTGAACAAGGCGAAGGGGCAACCGCCGGGGGGCGCGGACGCGACGGCGAGCGTGCCGTATCCGCAGGTCATGGAGTTCCGGGTGGGCGAGCCGGCGGAGTACGAGGCGGAGGCGGACGGCTTCGAGCTGCCACCGGTGCTCTCGGGTTCCTTCCGGCGCTACGACCACGCGGAGGTGGAGCACGGGCACCGGCTGGTCGTGCTCACCCCGCCCGGCACCGTCGGGGGCGGCGGGCACCCCGAGATCTGGGAGATGGAGGAGGTCCCGGAGCACGAGCAGGCGGCGCTGCGCGGGCCGGCGGACGGGGTGATCCGGGTCCAGTCCTCGGACGGCAAGGTGCGCACGTACCGGCGTGGCGCCCGGACGTTCAACGACGGTCTCGGCTTCACCATCGGCGAGGGCGCGTTCGAGCAGTGGTCGTTCCTGAACCTGGCGCCGTCGAACGTGGTGCACCCGATGCACATCCACCTGGCGGACTTCCAGGTGATGGCCCGGGAGACGTACGTGACGGACGGGTTCGACACGGGGGTCGGCGGGACGCGGGCGCCGGTGCGCTTCGACGCGGAGCGGCCGCTGACGGTGCCGCCGAACGAGCGGGGCTGGAAGGACGTGTTCCGGGTGCCCGGCGGTCAGCTGGTGCGGGTGATGGGGCGGTTCGACGGGGCGTACGGACGCTTCATGTACCACTGCCATCTGCTGGAGCACGAGGACATGGGCATGATGCGGCCGTTCGTGGTGATGCCGCCGGAGGTGCTGCCGCTGGGGCACGACCACGCGGGCGGTCCGGGGCACGGCGGTCACCAGTCCTGA
- a CDS encoding phenoxazinone synthase (Multicopper oxidase; pfam07732;~Putative multicopper oxidases [Secondary metabolites biosynthesis,transport, and catabolism]; COG2132;~identified by MetaGeneAnnotator; putative;~phenoxazinone synthase (PHS) [Streptomyces hygroscopicus subsp. jinggangensis TL01]) produces the protein MTGEIEPYVDALTVPPVLRPDASGELVVELRPAWVRMHRQLPPTLMWGYEGTVPGPTIEVRRGERIKVAWTNRIPKGSEYPVTAVEVGQTAGRPAPHNRPGREGAEPIKEVTALPAWSVTHLHGAQTGGGNDGWADNAVGFGDAQLSEYPNDHPAVQYWYHDHAMNITRWNVYAGLVGTYLIRDDEEDALGLPSGARELPLILADRNLDQDEDGRLNGRLLHKTTQLVAAHPETGKPVSLPFQGPYTTVNGTIWPYLDVEAGCCRARWRWTSARRPQVTRRTSTR, from the coding sequence ATGACCGGTGAGATCGAGCCGTACGTCGATGCTCTGACCGTGCCGCCGGTACTCCGCCCGGACGCGTCGGGGGAGCTCGTGGTCGAGCTCCGGCCGGCCTGGGTGCGGATGCACCGGCAGCTGCCGCCGACACTGATGTGGGGGTACGAGGGGACCGTGCCCGGCCCGACCATCGAGGTGCGGCGCGGGGAGCGCATCAAGGTCGCGTGGACCAACCGGATCCCGAAGGGCAGCGAGTACCCGGTGACCGCCGTCGAGGTGGGACAGACCGCCGGGCGGCCCGCCCCGCACAACCGGCCGGGCCGGGAAGGCGCGGAGCCGATCAAGGAGGTGACGGCGCTGCCGGCCTGGTCGGTGACGCATCTGCACGGGGCGCAGACCGGCGGCGGCAACGACGGGTGGGCGGACAACGCGGTGGGCTTCGGGGACGCCCAGCTGTCCGAGTACCCGAACGACCACCCGGCGGTGCAGTACTGGTACCACGACCACGCCATGAACATCACCCGCTGGAACGTGTACGCGGGGCTCGTGGGCACCTATCTGATCCGGGACGACGAGGAGGACGCCCTGGGTCTGCCGTCCGGGGCACGGGAGCTGCCGCTGATCCTGGCGGACCGGAACCTGGACCAGGACGAGGACGGGCGGCTGAACGGGCGGCTGCTGCACAAGACGACGCAGCTCGTCGCGGCGCACCCGGAGACGGGCAAGCCGGTGTCGCTGCCGTTCCAGGGCCCGTACACGACGGTGAACGGGACGATCTGGCCGTACCTCGACGTCGAGGCGGGCTGCTGCCGCGCCCGGTGGCGGTGGACTTCGGCGCGGCGGCCGCAGGTGACCCGGCGGACGTCGACCCGCTGA
- a CDS encoding hypothetical protein (identified by MetaGeneAnnotator; putative;~sequence version:1) has protein sequence MLSVGGRESEDRNPGGARAGTGRWHDPVMSLTERRLALALLDRQLLLERHRLDVAEAVRRLCALQAQSPASPYLALWNRLREFAPEDLDAAFAEGRLVKATLMRLTLHAVHAEDYAPFRAAMLGTLRGARLYDRRFKATGLTPADADALLPELAGFLERPRTGAEVEREVTGRHGEHAYRVWWALRAFAPVRHAPVGGPWSFAHRNSYRASGAAAAPSPEEAAAGVRRLLLAYLGAFGPASASDFARFTLLTRGTITTALEGLGDQVVRVPGPGRAALFDLAGATVPDEDTPAPPRLLPMWDGTLLAHAVPGRLMPPEYRPLVVRRNGDVLPCLLVDGQVAGVWRATGEGVELTAFRPLGKAAWQGLAEEAEKLSALLADRDPAVYRRYGHWWEKGFPYAERTVVTT, from the coding sequence GTGCTGTCGGTCGGGGGCCGGGAATCCGAGGACCGGAATCCCGGGGGCGCTCGCGCGGGGACGGGCCGGTGGCATGATCCGGTCATGAGTCTCACCGAGCGTCGGCTCGCCCTGGCCCTGCTGGACCGTCAGCTCCTCCTCGAACGCCACCGCCTCGACGTGGCGGAAGCGGTCCGCCGGCTCTGCGCTCTCCAGGCGCAGTCGCCGGCGTCACCGTATCTGGCGCTGTGGAACCGCCTGCGGGAGTTCGCGCCCGAGGATCTCGACGCGGCGTTCGCCGAGGGCCGGCTCGTGAAGGCGACCCTCATGCGGCTCACCCTGCACGCCGTCCACGCCGAGGACTACGCGCCCTTCCGCGCCGCCATGCTGGGCACCCTGCGCGGGGCGCGGCTGTACGACCGCCGCTTCAAGGCGACCGGGCTGACCCCGGCCGACGCCGACGCGCTGCTCCCCGAACTCGCCGGGTTCCTGGAGCGGCCGCGTACCGGCGCCGAGGTGGAGCGCGAGGTCACGGGGAGGCACGGCGAGCACGCCTATCGGGTGTGGTGGGCGCTGCGCGCGTTCGCGCCGGTGCGTCACGCGCCGGTCGGCGGCCCGTGGTCGTTCGCCCACCGGAACTCCTACCGCGCCTCCGGGGCGGCCGCCGCGCCCTCGCCGGAGGAGGCCGCCGCCGGGGTCCGGCGTCTGCTGCTCGCGTACCTGGGCGCGTTCGGGCCGGCGTCGGCCTCGGACTTCGCCCGGTTCACGCTGCTGACGCGCGGCACGATAACCACGGCGCTGGAGGGACTGGGCGACCAGGTGGTGCGGGTGCCGGGCCCCGGTCGCGCCGCCTTGTTCGACCTGGCCGGCGCGACCGTACCCGACGAGGACACCCCGGCACCGCCGAGACTGCTGCCGATGTGGGACGGCACGCTGCTGGCCCACGCCGTACCCGGGCGGCTGATGCCCCCGGAGTACCGGCCGCTGGTCGTCCGGCGCAACGGCGACGTGCTGCCCTGTCTGCTCGTCGACGGGCAGGTCGCCGGTGTGTGGCGGGCGACCGGCGAGGGCGTGGAGCTGACCGCCTTCCGCCCGCTCGGGAAGGCCGCGTGGCAGGGCCTGGCCGAGGAGGCGGAGAAGCTGTCGGCGCTGCTCGCCGACCGCGATCCGGCCGTCTACCGGCGCTACGGCCACTGGTGGGAGAAGGGCTTCCCGTACGCCGAGCGGACGGTCGTCACCACCTGA
- a CDS encoding reductase PMI12_05689 (identified by MetaGeneAnnotator; putative;~sequence version:1) produces the protein MPEPHPARGRPGTDPSPLGAGGWYLVRRRVRVLAKDAADQDGRPGRTPGADGFADAGRERGQVVTTVRSAYGKPFSHQWP, from the coding sequence GTGCCGGAGCCGCACCCCGCCAGGGGACGGCCGGGCACAGACCCTTCCCCCCTGGGCGCCGGCGGCTGGTACCTGGTCCGCCGCCGCGTCCGCGTCCTGGCGAAGGACGCCGCCGACCAGGACGGACGCCCAGGACGGACACCCGGGGCCGACGGCTTCGCCGACGCGGGCCGGGAACGGGGTCAGGTGGTGACGACCGTCCGCTCGGCGTACGGGAAGCCCTTCTCCCACCAGTGGCCGTAG